The genomic DNA ATCATACTCTGTTTTTTCATTACTTGTATGTACAAAACTAAATCTATTTTCTTTTCGTTTTCCAACTAGTTTCCTGTTAGATTTTAGCGATTGATTCGCTTGCATCATTGCTCCTTCTCCACCCATAAGTTTAAATAATTTTCCGAATAATTTCGGCGTTAAACAATAAATATAGATACGTATAATACCAACTTTAAAGCCCTATATATCTATAGACATTAATTGATAAGTTTAGAAATCTAATAAAAGAATCACTACTCTATATATGTAGCGGTTTTAAATAAATTGTTACAAAAAAAAAAGTCTTATCGATTTCTCCAGAAAAAAGGCGTTAACAAAATTAGCACGGTGAATAACTCTAATCTACCAATAAGCATTAAAAATGATGACCACCATTTTCCTATTGCTGGTAATGCATTATAGTTATCTACTGGCCCAAAATCACCTAATGCTGGACCAACATTACCTAAACTAGATGCCGCTAAACCTATTGCAGAAGTAAAATCTATTTGCATCATAGAGAAACCCAAAGCACCTACTATAAATGCTAAAAGATATAGAATAAAGAAACCTAAAATATTAAATACAATATCTCCAGACACCGATCGCTTATTGTAACGTACTGGCAAAATTGCATTTGGGTGTAATGCGCGTTTAAATTCTAGAAATCCATTTTTAATAGTAATTAAGTGTCGTACCACTTTTATTCCTCCAGAAGTACTTCCGGCAGAACCACCTAAAAACATTAAACCAAAAAAGAAAACGGTTAAAAATGGTGTCCACAATGTATAATCTGCAGAAACAAATCCTGTAGTAGTTACAATGGCGAGCACCTGAAATAGAGAATGCCTAATTGCACTTTCACCTTCGCCAAAAACCATAGGATGATTAATTGAAGATTTACTTACATCTGCATTACAATAAATTAAAATGGCCGCTATGGCTGTAAAAATTACTATAAATCTAAAATAAAGTTTAAACTCTTCATCTTTAAAAACTTTTTGAACTCTACCTTTAAAAGCAAAATAACTCAATACAAAGTTTGTACCTGCTAAAAACATAAACAGAATAATTATGTATTGTATTAAAGGTTTATCATTCCAGTATGCAACGCTTGCATTTTTAGTTGAAAACCCACCTGTAGACAATGTACTTAAAGAATGATTTATAGCATCAAAAAACGACATTCCTGCTGCTTTAAGCAAAATAGTCTCTGCTGCTGTATAACCAAAATATATAAGCCATAACCGCTTAGCTGTATCTGTTATTCTTGGGTGTAATTTATCGGCACTTGGTCCTGGAGCTTCTGCTGCAAATAACTGCATACCACCAATACCTAATAATGGAAGAATAGCAACGGCAAGTACAATTATTCCCATTCCACCAATCCAATGTGTTAAGCTTCGCCAAAATAAAACACCTTCTGGCACAGCTTCAATATCATCTAAAATTGAAGCACCTGTAGTGGTAAAACCAGACATGGTTTCAAAAAAAGCATCTGTAAAACTTGGAATAGACTCGGTTAAAACATAAGGTATAGATCCCGAAAGTGTCATTACAATCCAGCCAAAGGCTACCACTATATAACCTTCTCGCTTATTCATTTCTTTTTTATGGTTACGAGTATAAACCATACTCACCACACCAATTAGCATGGTAACTACACCAGAGATTAAAAGCTCTATAGTAACACCATCTTTATAAATAAGGCTTACTAAAGTAGAAAGGAGCATGAAACCTCCATTAAAAAGAAATAATAAACCGAAAAAATGGAATATAATCTTATAATTAAGTTTTAAACTTTTACGCATAATAGATTATAAAAACAATTTTTCTACCTGTTTAATAGATCGTGGTAAACAGCAAACAACTATGTAATCACCTTCTTTAATTTTAAAACTTCCTAAAGCAATTAAACCTTTACCATCTCTTATTACTCCACCAATTATGGCAGATCTTGGAAACTCGACATCCTTTATTTGTTTATTGCAAATTTTAGAGTCACTCTTTACTCTAAACTCTAGCAACTCGGCATTCATGTTGTTTAGCTTAGTCATTGCTACAACTTCACCTTTTCTTATATATCTAAAAATATTGTTTGCAGCCAATAACTTTTTATTAATTAAGGTGTCTATACCAATAGATTGAGACAGCTCAAAATAATCCATATTCTCTACAAGAGCGATTGTTTTTTTCACACCTTTAGATTTTGCTACAAGACAAGACATTATATTAGTTTCAGAATTTCCTGTTACAGAAATAAAAGCATCCATATCACCAATATTTTCCTCCTCTAAAAGCTCTACATTTCTTCCGTCACCATTTATAACCAAAACCTTTTCAAGTTCGTCTGCTATATCTAAAGCTGCTTCTCTGTTATTTTCAATTAACTTAACCTTAAATTGTTTTTGGCAAAGGTCTCGAGACGTTTTATAACCAATTTTACTACCGCCAAGAATCATTACATCACGTATTGGTGTATTGGTTTTTCCTGTCATTCTGCACAATTCCTCACCACCACCAGAACAAGTAATAAAAACTACTGTATCTCCTTCTTTAAATTGCGTATCTCCTCTAGGTATAATTGTGTATTGAGTTCCAAAACGCTGTACTGCAATTGGTACAAAATGAATTTCGGAAAACAACTCTGCAGCTTCTTTTACAGTTTTTCCAACAAAAGATGCTGTTCTTGTTAAGTTTAAACTCACCATGGTTAATGCACCACCTTCAAACTCATAACTATCTTTAAATGCAGATTGATTTAATAATAATTGAATTTCTGATGCTGCTAAAGATTCTGGAGAAATAAGTTCGTCTATTCCAAACCTTGTAAATCCAACTTCATCTTTATGCTTTATAAATTCTGTATTAGAAATCCTTGCAATTGTTTTTTTACAACCCAATTGTTTTGCTAATACACAAACTGTAATATTTGTAGTTTCTGATGCTGTTACTGCAATCACCAAATCACTAGAGTTTACTCTTGCCTCTTTTAATATAGATATAGAAGTAGCATCTCCTTTTAAAACCTTAATATCTAAATGATTGTCTGCATAAGACAAACTTTCTCTATTAGTATCTATAAGTGTAATTTCTTGCGATTCGTAAGACAGTAATTTTGCTAAGTGAAATCCAACCTCACCAGCTCCTGCTATTATAATTTTCATGCGTTATTTTTCTGAAAAGTGGTACAAAGATAATTAATTAACAATTGATAGCGGTATTAATTATTTGTTTTCAAGTTTCTTAAAGGGTAAACAATATATTATCTTCGCAAAAAAAATTAGTGTGTCGAAAATAAAACCTTATAAAGACAGCGACCTTAGCAAAAAGGAGCAAGTAACAAAAATGTTTGATACCATTTCTGGTGATTACGATGGTTTAAATCGTGTTATCTCTTTTGGAATAGATATTAAATGGCGCAAAAAAGTTGTAAAAATTGTAAAAGAAACACAACCAAAAACCATTTTAGATATTGCTACAGGAACTGGTGATTTAGCTATTAATTTAGCCGAAACTAATGCTGAAAAAATAGTTGGTTTCGACATTAGTCCAGGAATGCTTGAAATCGGGAAAGAAAAAATAAAGAAAAAAAATCTTGACCAAAAAATAGATATGGTTCTTGGTGATGGAGAAAGTATGCCTTTTGATGATAATAGTTTTGATGCCATAACTGTTGCTTTTGGTGTTAGAAATTTTGAAAACCTAGAAAATGGTCTTAAAGAAATTTTACGCGTCCTTAAACCTAACGGCACTTTCGTGATTTTAGAAACTTCTATGCCAGACAAAACACCTTTTAAACAAGGTTATAATTTTTATACTAGAAATATTTTACCGCTAATTGGTAAAACATTTTCTAAAGATAAAACAGCGTACAAATATCTTTGCGAATCTGCCTCTCAATTTCCTTACGGAGAAGCTTTAAACAATATTTTGCGAAATATTGGGTTTACTAATGTTAAAGACTTGCCACAAACTTTTGGTGTGGCAACAATTTACACAGCATCTAAACATTAATTAATGAAAAAAGTTTTTGCCCTATTAACCTTTTTAATTGTAGTACAAACAGGCTATGCACAATTATTTACAAAGGAAAAAGTAAAAAATAACGAAAACCTAGATAAGCAAACTTTAAGTTGGGGATACTATTTTGGTACCAACAATTTAGATTATAAATTTGACTATAATGATAATTTAGGAGATATACACACTCAAAAAACTTATGGTTTTAATGTTGGCTTAGTAGGTGATATTAGAGCGAATGACTATATAAACTTTAGATTAGAACCCGGTTTAGTGATAGCTTCTAGGAATATAACCTATCCAGAAAACTTTTTTGCTAATTACGAAGAAGAAATTAATGCCAGCGATTTACTACGTGAAGTAAAATCTACTTACATATATGTACCGCTTATAATGCGATTATCTACACAACGTTTTAATAATTTCAAACCATTTGTAACGTTAGGTATAGCGACATCTATTAACTTGTCTAGTAACGAAAATAATCCTGAAGATAATAGCAACGGCGAATTTAGAACTACTAAAAACACCTTTTTTTACGATATAGGTTTTGGGATAGATTTCTATTTATATTGGTTTAAATTTACACCTTCTATACGTGGTGTTTTTGCAATAAATGATGAGTTAATTAGAGATAACGACCCAAATAGTCCATGGACAGGAAACATTAACTCTATGAAAACGCGTGGTGTTTTTATAAACTTTACCTTTAGATAATCAAACGTTTAAGCATTTCGTTTAAATTCACTTAACAAAATTGCGGTTGCTGTTGCTACATTTAAACTTTCTGTAGCTTGTAGAGTTCCAAATCTAGGTATTGCAATACGGTTAGTGACTTGTTCTTCTATTGTTTTAGAAACTCCGTTTGCTTCATTTCCCATTACCAAAATACCAGAATTTGGTAATTTTGTTTTATAAACATTTTCTCCATCCATAAAAGCACCTAAAATTGGCGTTTTGTTATTTTGTTTTAAAAAATAACTTAAATTTAAATAACTAATATTTACTCTCGTTATAGAACCCATTGTTGCTTGTATTACTTTGGGATTGTAACAATCTACAGTACCAATACTACATACTAAGTTTGTAATACCATACCAATCACATAAACGAATAATTGTACCTAAATTTCCTGGATCTCTAACATCATCTAACGCAACAATTAATCCATTGGTATCAATTTTTACTGCCTCAGGTATTTTAAAAACTGCTAAAGCTTTATTTGGAGTAGTTAAAAAACTAATTTTTTTTAATTCGGCTTGAGTAATTAAAGTTTCATTATTATTAATTTTAAAAGTCTCTGTTGTAAACAAATGATGTAATTCTAAAGTAGAATTTAAAAGCTCGTTAATGACCTTTACACCTTCGGCTACAAAAAATCCTTCAGCAACTCTATATTTTTTTTGCTTTAAACGCGTTATTAATTTTATTTGACTTTTTGATAGCATTTAAAAAATGTATTTTTGATTTTTAAGTAATTTACTTTAAATGAAAATGTACAACTTAAAAAATTATTCATTGTAACTTCTGCTTATTTGAAACATCAGCGCTCAAAAATACTACTTATTATAATAATTGGTTTTATAACCTCTTGTAATTCTGTTAAGCGTGTTCCTCAAGGAGAACATTTGCTCACTAATGTGAATATAAATGTTAATGATAAAAGTGAAGATAGCGATGTAATTAATAATTTAGTTTACCAAACGCCAAACAGTCGCATCCCTTTAATTGGTGTTCCCTTAAGGCTTTATATTTATAATACGGCAAGACCTAATTTAGATTCTATTTTAAATGCCAAAATAAAAAACAACCCTAAACGTACTGCCAGACAAAAACGTTTTCTTTCTATTAAACAATTTGAAAACAGAAAACAGTCTAAATTAGATTTTAATAATTGGATAAAACGCACTGGTGAAGCTCCAGTAATTGTAAACGATACGTTATCTAGCAAAACGTTAAAACGTTTGGATAGTTACTATTTTAACAATGGTTGGTTTGATGTAGAATCTAAATTTGAAACCACACGAAGCGACAATAAAAAAGCAACCATAGAATACACTGTAACCACTGGTGAGGCATATACTATAGATTCTTTATCTACCAAAATTGCGACACCTGTTATAGATTCACTTTATAAATTAAAAGAAAAAAATGCTTTTTTAAAACCAAAAGCACAATACAAAACTGTTGATGTTGTTTCTGAAAAAGACAGAATTACTGAGCAAATGAGAAACTCTGGTGTTTATCACTTTTCTGAAGATAATGTGTTTTTTGAAGTAGATACAATAGGAAGCACTAAAAAAGTAAATATAGATGTACAAATAAGTGCTCGAGCAATAAGACTTGAAGATACCGTTTTACGTGAACCATTTAAAATTTACAAAGTAAAAGACGTAAATATTTATACAAATAGTGATTTTAACAGACGTAACGAAAGTATTACAGACTCTACAACATATAATGGTTTTAATATTTATAGTAAAGAAAAACTACGATATAATCCTAAAACACTATCTGACGCTGTTTTTATTACTCCAAATACTATTTTTAAAGACAAAGACAGGCCGCAAACCTCAAGACGAATTAGTAATTTAAAGACTTTTAAATACCCTAAAATAGATTACATAGAAAATACCAAGGACACTACATTAACTGCCAATATATATTTAACACCTTTAAAAAAGTTTGGTTTAGATATTAGGGCCGAAGCCTCACAAAGTAACATTCAATCTATTGGTTTTTCATTAAGTCCAGGAATATTAATGCGTAATGTTTTTAGAGGCGCAGAAACTTTAGAACTTTCTGGTACGGCATCTATTGGAGCTTCAAAAGACGGAGCAAATGAGCGTGATCAATTTTTTGATATTAATGAAATTGGAGCAAACCTAAACCTTACTATTCCGCGATTCTTTTTTCCTTTTAATACCGAAAAAATAATTCCTAAATCTATGTTTCCTAGTACACGAATTAGTGTTGCTACTACAAGCCAAACAAATGTAGGATTAGACAAACAAACTTTTACCGGTTTATTTAATTACAAGTGGTACCCTAATGAAGAAGTTACTAATAGTTTTGATTTATTTAATATACAATTTGTAAAAAACTTAAATACCTCGAATTATTTTAGAGAATACCGAAGCTCATACAACACCTTAAACAGTTTAGCTTTTAGCTCTGGTTACATTACCAACAGTGAAGATTTAAGTATCCCAAGCCAAGCAGATGCATTTTTAGCCGAAGTTACTAGCGGTAATTTTGTTGGCTCATTAACTGGTGACGACATACAAACTATAAACTCTATAAACGAGAGAAAAGAAAGACTAACAGAAGACAATTTAATTCTATCTTCTAATTTTAATTATATAAAAGATAAACGAGATAATTTATTTGACACAGATTTTTCTATACTTAAACTTAGATTAGAACTTGCTGGTAACATGTTTTCTGCCGTATCTAATATTATAGGCTTAGAAAAAAATAATAATGATAGGTTTGAGTTATTTAATGTCGCTTTCTCACAGTATATAAAACCAGAAATAGACTATATAAAATATTGGGATTTAGGAAACAAAAGCATTCTTGCCATGCGTTCTTATGCAGGTATTGCAATACCTTATGGTAACTCTAAAAACATACCATTTTCTAAAAGTTTTTTTGCCGGTGGTGCAAACGATAACAGAGCTTGGGCTGCATATAGTTTGGGTCCAGGAAGTTCAACAACTACAAATGAGTTTAATGAAGCTAATTTAAAATTAGCATTTAGTGTAGAAAATAGGTTTAATATTTTTGGAGCACTAAATGGTGCATTATTTATAGATGCAGGAAATATTTGGAATGTGTTAGACGATGTTGAAATAGACGCAGCAACATTTAACTCTTTTTCATCCTTAAAAGATATTGCCGTTGGCTCTGGTTTTGGCTTACGTTACGACTTTAACTTTTTTGTAATTCGTGGAGATATTGGCTTTAAAACTTACGATCCTTCTTATGGAGACCAAAACCGTTGGTTTAACGATTATAATTTTAATAATGCCACTTATAATATTGGTATTAACTACCCTTTTTAATTGCTTTTTTAAGTCTTTATACTAAAACGTTTTCGGCAAAATAAAGAAACATAAATCGTGTTTTCTAAACCTTTATCCTATAAAAAGATTTAAAAATTGATTACTTTTACATTTCAATTTTTAATTAAAATAATAAATAATGTCACACCAAATAAAACCAGGAGTTGCCACAGGTAAAGAAGTTCAAGCCATTTTTAATTTAGCTAAAGAAAAAGGGTTTGCCTTACCAGCCGTAAACGTTGTAGGATCTAATTCTATTAACGGTGTTTTAGAAACAGCTAAAGCTTTAAATGCTCCAGTAATTATTCAATTTTCTAATGGAGGTGGCGTTTTTAATGCAGGTAAAAGTTTAAGTAACGAAAACCAAAAAGCAGCTATTGCTGGAAGTATTGCTGGCGCAAAACATGTACATTTAATGGCTGAAGCTTACGGTGTTCCTGTAATTTTACATACAGATCACTGTGCAAAAAAATTACTACCATGGATTGATGGTTTACTTGATGCTAGTGAAAAACACTTTAAAGAAACTGGAAAATCTCTTTTTAGCTCTCATATGATTGATTTAAGTGAAGAACCACTTGAAGAAAACATTGAAATTTGTAAAAAATATCTTGAACGCATGAGCAAAATGGATATGACTTTAGAAATTGAATTAGGAATCACCGGTGGTGAAGAAGATGGAGTGGACAATAGCGATGTAGATGAATCTAAATTATATACACAACCAGAAGAAGTTGCATATGCTTATGAAGAATTAAGTAAAGTAAGTGACCAGTTTACAATTGCAGCAGCCTTTGGAAATGTACATGGTGTATACAAGCCTGGTAATGTAAAATTAACTCCAAAAATTTTAAAGAATTCTCAAGAATATATTTCTGAAAAATTTGGAGTACCACACAACCATATCGATTTTGTTTTTCATGGTGGATCAGGTTCTACAGAAGAAGAAATTCAAGAAGCTATTGGTTATGGTGTTATTAAAATGAATATAGATACAGACATGCAATATGCTTTTATGTCTGGTGTAAGAGATTACATGGCAGAAAAAACTGAATACCTACAATCGCAAATAGGCTCTCCAGATGGCCCAGAATCTCCAAATAAAAAATATTACGACCCTAGAGTTTGGTTACGTAAAGGTGAAATAACTTTTGTTGAACGTCTTAAAAAAGCTTTTGAAGACTTAAACAACGTAGACACACTATAACTATAGTAACTTACAATTTATATTAAATCTCATTTTAACTAAGTTAAAATGAGATTTTTTATTTTAAATAGGTAGATTTTATTTTTTGCGCTATTAGTTTTTAGCGTCGTTTATCTCTTTTTCTAAATGGTCTAAATATAAAATACCATTTAAGTGGTCTATTTCATGTTGAAATATTATTGCTGTAAAATCTGTAATTGTTTCTATTATATGTTCACCATTTATTTTATCATACTCAATTTTAACAATTTTAGATCTATTGTTTAAAACATCTGTTCGGTTTGGTATAGATAAGCAACCTTCTTTTCGTGTTTGTTTCTCTTGAGAATAACTAATTATTTTTGGATTTAAATAAACCTCAAAAGGAAACTCATCTTTATCAAAGCGTTGTACCCAAATAACATTTTTTAATACACCTACTTGTGGCGCAGCAATACCAACACCTAAAGATATGCTATCTCTCACGGTTGCATAAAGTCTTTTTATAAAAGTATTTAAAACAACATCTGTGCTATCTGGCTTAACATAAGCGCTTTTAGACCTTAATAAAAGGGAATCTGCTGTGTTGGTAATTTTAAAAACACGCATAGGCATATTACTTTTTGCATTCATTATTTTACGTGCTTGGAATTTAGAAAAACCTGTAGATTTATTAGTTTTACTACTAATACAAGCTAGACTACAACCAAGTATTAAAATTATTAAACACCAATTATAAAATGTTACTTTATTAAAAATCATGATTATTTATTATAATTAACTGTAATATAATATTTTAACCTTTTCCATTTGTGAAAAATTTATTATATTTATTTTTATAAAATTCCCCTAAGAATTTATTGTTGCTACATAGAACATCTGGAATAACCTGAATCTCATTCTTAACAACAAATTGAGCGGAGAATTATATTCATATATAATGACATTGCCATTTAGAGCAAAGTCATGCTTATCTAATACATTATATGTATTAAATACTTATGCATTTACTTCTATAAAACCAAATATTTCAAGAGTAGTACTAAATCTACATAATGATATATGTAAGTTATTTACTTCAGTCTGTTGTTTAAAAGATAATAGTATAACCTATAATATTTAAATATAGATTAATATGAATGCAAAGCTTAAAGATTTTAATGTTGT from Lacinutrix sp. 5H-3-7-4 includes the following:
- a CDS encoding TrkH family potassium uptake protein, whose amino-acid sequence is MRKSLKLNYKIIFHFFGLLFLFNGGFMLLSTLVSLIYKDGVTIELLISGVVTMLIGVVSMVYTRNHKKEMNKREGYIVVAFGWIVMTLSGSIPYVLTESIPSFTDAFFETMSGFTTTGASILDDIEAVPEGVLFWRSLTHWIGGMGIIVLAVAILPLLGIGGMQLFAAEAPGPSADKLHPRITDTAKRLWLIYFGYTAAETILLKAAGMSFFDAINHSLSTLSTGGFSTKNASVAYWNDKPLIQYIIILFMFLAGTNFVLSYFAFKGRVQKVFKDEEFKLYFRFIVIFTAIAAILIYCNADVSKSSINHPMVFGEGESAIRHSLFQVLAIVTTTGFVSADYTLWTPFLTVFFFGLMFLGGSAGSTSGGIKVVRHLITIKNGFLEFKRALHPNAILPVRYNKRSVSGDIVFNILGFFILYLLAFIVGALGFSMMQIDFTSAIGLAASSLGNVGPALGDFGPVDNYNALPAIGKWWSSFLMLIGRLELFTVLILLTPFFWRNR
- the trkA gene encoding Trk system potassium transporter TrkA, which codes for MKIIIAGAGEVGFHLAKLLSYESQEITLIDTNRESLSYADNHLDIKVLKGDATSISILKEARVNSSDLVIAVTASETTNITVCVLAKQLGCKKTIARISNTEFIKHKDEVGFTRFGIDELISPESLAASEIQLLLNQSAFKDSYEFEGGALTMVSLNLTRTASFVGKTVKEAAELFSEIHFVPIAVQRFGTQYTIIPRGDTQFKEGDTVVFITCSGGGEELCRMTGKTNTPIRDVMILGGSKIGYKTSRDLCQKQFKVKLIENNREAALDIADELEKVLVINGDGRNVELLEEENIGDMDAFISVTGNSETNIMSCLVAKSKGVKKTIALVENMDYFELSQSIGIDTLINKKLLAANNIFRYIRKGEVVAMTKLNNMNAELLEFRVKSDSKICNKQIKDVEFPRSAIIGGVIRDGKGLIALGSFKIKEGDYIVVCCLPRSIKQVEKLFL
- the ubiE gene encoding bifunctional demethylmenaquinone methyltransferase/2-methoxy-6-polyprenyl-1,4-benzoquinol methylase UbiE, which encodes MSKIKPYKDSDLSKKEQVTKMFDTISGDYDGLNRVISFGIDIKWRKKVVKIVKETQPKTILDIATGTGDLAINLAETNAEKIVGFDISPGMLEIGKEKIKKKNLDQKIDMVLGDGESMPFDDNSFDAITVAFGVRNFENLENGLKEILRVLKPNGTFVILETSMPDKTPFKQGYNFYTRNILPLIGKTFSKDKTAYKYLCESASQFPYGEALNNILRNIGFTNVKDLPQTFGVATIYTASKH
- a CDS encoding porin family protein, which translates into the protein MKKVFALLTFLIVVQTGYAQLFTKEKVKNNENLDKQTLSWGYYFGTNNLDYKFDYNDNLGDIHTQKTYGFNVGLVGDIRANDYINFRLEPGLVIASRNITYPENFFANYEEEINASDLLREVKSTYIYVPLIMRLSTQRFNNFKPFVTLGIATSINLSSNENNPEDNSNGEFRTTKNTFFYDIGFGIDFYLYWFKFTPSIRGVFAINDELIRDNDPNSPWTGNINSMKTRGVFINFTFR
- a CDS encoding RNA methyltransferase; translated protein: MLSKSQIKLITRLKQKKYRVAEGFFVAEGVKVINELLNSTLELHHLFTTETFKINNNETLITQAELKKISFLTTPNKALAVFKIPEAVKIDTNGLIVALDDVRDPGNLGTIIRLCDWYGITNLVCSIGTVDCYNPKVIQATMGSITRVNISYLNLSYFLKQNNKTPILGAFMDGENVYKTKLPNSGILVMGNEANGVSKTIEEQVTNRIAIPRFGTLQATESLNVATATAILLSEFKRNA
- a CDS encoding BamA/TamA family outer membrane protein, with amino-acid sequence MKHQRSKILLIIIIGFITSCNSVKRVPQGEHLLTNVNINVNDKSEDSDVINNLVYQTPNSRIPLIGVPLRLYIYNTARPNLDSILNAKIKNNPKRTARQKRFLSIKQFENRKQSKLDFNNWIKRTGEAPVIVNDTLSSKTLKRLDSYYFNNGWFDVESKFETTRSDNKKATIEYTVTTGEAYTIDSLSTKIATPVIDSLYKLKEKNAFLKPKAQYKTVDVVSEKDRITEQMRNSGVYHFSEDNVFFEVDTIGSTKKVNIDVQISARAIRLEDTVLREPFKIYKVKDVNIYTNSDFNRRNESITDSTTYNGFNIYSKEKLRYNPKTLSDAVFITPNTIFKDKDRPQTSRRISNLKTFKYPKIDYIENTKDTTLTANIYLTPLKKFGLDIRAEASQSNIQSIGFSLSPGILMRNVFRGAETLELSGTASIGASKDGANERDQFFDINEIGANLNLTIPRFFFPFNTEKIIPKSMFPSTRISVATTSQTNVGLDKQTFTGLFNYKWYPNEEVTNSFDLFNIQFVKNLNTSNYFREYRSSYNTLNSLAFSSGYITNSEDLSIPSQADAFLAEVTSGNFVGSLTGDDIQTINSINERKERLTEDNLILSSNFNYIKDKRDNLFDTDFSILKLRLELAGNMFSAVSNIIGLEKNNNDRFELFNVAFSQYIKPEIDYIKYWDLGNKSILAMRSYAGIAIPYGNSKNIPFSKSFFAGGANDNRAWAAYSLGPGSSTTTNEFNEANLKLAFSVENRFNIFGALNGALFIDAGNIWNVLDDVEIDAATFNSFSSLKDIAVGSGFGLRYDFNFFVIRGDIGFKTYDPSYGDQNRWFNDYNFNNATYNIGINYPF
- the fbaA gene encoding class II fructose-bisphosphate aldolase yields the protein MSHQIKPGVATGKEVQAIFNLAKEKGFALPAVNVVGSNSINGVLETAKALNAPVIIQFSNGGGVFNAGKSLSNENQKAAIAGSIAGAKHVHLMAEAYGVPVILHTDHCAKKLLPWIDGLLDASEKHFKETGKSLFSSHMIDLSEEPLEENIEICKKYLERMSKMDMTLEIELGITGGEEDGVDNSDVDESKLYTQPEEVAYAYEELSKVSDQFTIAAAFGNVHGVYKPGNVKLTPKILKNSQEYISEKFGVPHNHIDFVFHGGSGSTEEEIQEAIGYGVIKMNIDTDMQYAFMSGVRDYMAEKTEYLQSQIGSPDGPESPNKKYYDPRVWLRKGEITFVERLKKAFEDLNNVDTL
- the def gene encoding peptide deformylase, with protein sequence MIFNKVTFYNWCLIILILGCSLACISSKTNKSTGFSKFQARKIMNAKSNMPMRVFKITNTADSLLLRSKSAYVKPDSTDVVLNTFIKRLYATVRDSISLGVGIAAPQVGVLKNVIWVQRFDKDEFPFEVYLNPKIISYSQEKQTRKEGCLSIPNRTDVLNNRSKIVKIEYDKINGEHIIETITDFTAIIFQHEIDHLNGILYLDHLEKEINDAKN